From Candidatus Hoaglandella endobia, a single genomic window includes:
- the dusA gene encoding tRNA dihydrouridine(20/20a) synthase DusA — protein MQSLIKESARMVTLAPGRFSVAPMLNWTDRHCRFFLRQLSRRALLYTEMVTTNALLFGKKDYLAYNEAEHPLALQLGGCEPTVLACCARMAAERGYDEINLNVGCPSYRVQKGSFGAYLMAEKKRVAECVAAMQEAVTLPVTVKTRIGIDEHDSYAFLCEFIDAVANQGGCKTVIIHARKACLNGLRSKKNREIPELDYNRVYNIKKDFPALTVILNGNIKTIGDAQDHLKCIDGVMMGREAYQNPGILRYIDSQIFCETDLITNLKLVIDAMLPYIEKELIRGTALNHITRHMLGLFKGIPGARQWRYYLSEKAKLHSAGPEVLINALAYINHLYGT, from the coding sequence ATGCAGTCTTTAATAAAAGAATCAGCTAGAATGGTAACTCTAGCCCCTGGCCGCTTTAGCGTCGCGCCGATGTTAAACTGGACCGATCGTCATTGTCGATTTTTCCTGCGTCAACTTAGCCGACGCGCATTACTGTATACCGAAATGGTGACTACTAACGCACTTTTATTCGGTAAAAAAGATTACCTAGCCTATAATGAGGCAGAGCATCCTTTAGCGCTACAATTGGGCGGTTGTGAACCAACTGTACTAGCTTGCTGTGCAAGAATGGCTGCAGAGAGGGGCTATGATGAAATTAATCTCAATGTTGGTTGTCCTTCCTATCGTGTACAAAAAGGCAGTTTTGGTGCATATCTTATGGCAGAAAAAAAGCGCGTAGCAGAATGTGTTGCTGCAATGCAAGAAGCGGTAACACTGCCAGTAACGGTAAAAACACGTATCGGTATTGATGAGCATGATAGTTACGCGTTTTTATGCGAGTTTATCGATGCAGTAGCTAATCAAGGGGGTTGTAAAACTGTTATTATCCACGCTCGTAAAGCCTGTCTTAATGGCCTTCGCTCTAAAAAAAACCGAGAGATACCAGAGCTAGATTATAATCGTGTTTATAACATCAAAAAAGATTTTCCTGCACTTACAGTGATACTTAACGGCAACATTAAAACTATAGGTGACGCGCAAGACCATCTAAAGTGTATCGATGGAGTTATGATGGGACGTGAAGCCTATCAAAATCCAGGTATATTGCGCTATATTGATAGCCAGATATTTTGTGAGACCGATCTAATAACAAATCTGAAACTGGTAATTGACGCTATGTTACCTTATATTGAAAAAGAATTAATTAGAGGTACAGCATTAAACCATATTACTCGCCATATGCTGGGGTTATTTAAAGGCATACCTGGGGCGCGGCAGTGGCGATACTATTTAAGTGAGAAAGCTAAACTACATAGTGCTGGACCTGAGGTTTTAATCAACGCATTAGCCTATATCAACCATTTATATGGCACGTAG
- the accB gene encoding acetyl-CoA carboxylase biotin carboxyl carrier protein — MDISKIKKLIELVKESSISELEISEGKESVRISYTTAQLANQAYIPTVQQQSLSPEATPVAAEANAGLATMSGHLVRSPMVGTFYRTPSPDAIPFIEVGKQVNIGDTLCIVEAMKMMNQIESDKAGVVKAILLDNGQPVEFDEPLVVIE; from the coding sequence ATGGATATTAGTAAAATCAAAAAACTGATTGAATTGGTTAAGGAATCTAGCATTTCTGAACTGGAAATTTCTGAAGGTAAAGAATCGGTTCGTATCAGTTATACTACGGCGCAGTTGGCCAATCAGGCTTATATTCCTACGGTGCAACAGCAATCGTTGTCCCCTGAAGCCACACCGGTTGCAGCAGAAGCTAACGCCGGGCTCGCAACCATGAGCGGTCATCTTGTGCGCTCGCCGATGGTTGGTACCTTTTACCGCACTCCAAGCCCGGATGCGATCCCCTTCATCGAAGTAGGGAAACAAGTAAATATTGGCGATACCCTTTGTATTGTTGAAGCCATGAAAATGATGAACCAGATTGAATCTGATAAAGCGGGCGTAGTGAAAGCTATCTTACTGGATAACGGTCAACCGGTTGAGTTTGACGAGCCACTGGTCGTAATCGAATAA
- the mreB gene encoding rod shape-determining protein MreB has translation MFKKIRGIFSNDLSIDLGTANTLIYVKEQGIVLNEPSVVAIRQGRAGYTKRVAAVGHEAKQMLGRTPGNIAAIRPMKDGVIADFFVTEKMLQHFIKQVHSNSFMRPSPRVLVCVPVGATQVERRAIRESAQGAGAREVFLIEEPMAAAIGAGLPVSEATGSMVVDIGGGTTEVAVISLNGVVYSSSVRIGGDRFDEAIINYVRRNYGSLIGEATAERIKHCIGSAYPDDAVREIEVRGRNLAEGVPRGFTLNSNEILEALQEPLTGIVSAVMVALEQCPPELASDISERGMVLTGGGALLLNLDRLLMEETGIPVVAAEDPLTCVARGGGKALEMIDMHGGDLFSEE, from the coding sequence ATGTTTAAAAAAATTCGTGGCATATTTTCCAATGACTTATCCATTGATCTGGGTACTGCCAATACCCTTATATATGTAAAAGAACAGGGTATTGTACTAAACGAACCGTCTGTCGTTGCTATTCGTCAGGGCCGCGCTGGTTATACGAAACGTGTTGCAGCCGTTGGCCATGAAGCCAAGCAGATGCTAGGGCGTACGCCTGGCAACATCGCAGCTATACGGCCGATGAAGGATGGCGTCATCGCCGATTTCTTCGTTACTGAGAAAATGCTACAACACTTCATTAAACAAGTTCACAGCAATAGTTTTATGCGTCCCAGCCCACGTGTGCTGGTGTGCGTCCCGGTGGGAGCCACGCAGGTAGAGCGCCGCGCTATTCGTGAATCCGCACAGGGAGCAGGAGCGCGCGAGGTATTTTTGATTGAAGAACCAATGGCGGCAGCAATCGGTGCTGGTCTACCGGTTTCTGAGGCCACAGGCTCGATGGTAGTTGATATCGGTGGTGGCACCACTGAAGTAGCAGTTATCTCCCTTAATGGCGTGGTGTACTCTTCATCTGTACGCATTGGTGGCGATCGCTTTGATGAAGCTATTATTAACTATGTACGGCGTAATTACGGCTCGCTGATTGGCGAGGCAACTGCGGAACGAATCAAACACTGTATTGGTTCCGCCTATCCAGATGACGCGGTACGTGAAATAGAAGTGCGCGGTAGGAATCTGGCCGAAGGTGTTCCGCGGGGTTTTACTTTAAATTCAAACGAAATTCTAGAGGCACTGCAGGAGCCATTAACTGGTATTGTCAGCGCAGTAATGGTGGCATTGGAACAATGTCCTCCGGAATTAGCTTCCGATATTTCCGAGCGCGGTATGGTCCTTACCGGGGGCGGCGCTCTGTTGCTTAATCTCGACCGCCTGTTGATGGAAGAAACAGGTATCCCCGTAGTAGCGGCAGAAGACCCACTAACTTGCGTAGCCCGCGGAGGCGGTAAGGCACTAGAGATGATCGATATGCACGGTGGTGATTTATTCAGCGAAGAATAA
- the dnaB gene encoding replicative DNA helicase, with protein sequence MSEKKFFNKANCYRDRQVESLKMPPHSLEAEQSVLGGLMLDNKRWDNVAERVSGNDFFNRSHRQIFIEMQSLLDLNQPIDLITLSEYLEQKGKLESVGGFAYLAELSKNTPSVANISAYADIVRERAIVREIIDVAQEIADSGYDPQGRSSEDLLDLAESRVFKIAENRISKNEGPKSIDRILEDTVARIEQLYQKPHHGITGISSGYLDLDKKTAGLQKSDLIIIAARPSMGKTTFAMNLCENAAMTEDKPVLIFSLEMPVEQIMMRMLASLSRVDQTQIRTGQLDDEDWARISSTMGLLLEKCNMYIDDSSRLTPTDIRSRARRIFREHDGLSLIMIDYLQLMRVPSLSENRTLEIAEISRSLKALAKELQVPVVALSQLNRSLEQRADKRPVNSDLRESGSIEQDADLIMFIYRDEVYNENSDLKGIAEIIIGKQRNGPLGTVRLTFNGKFSRFDNYSSLYG encoded by the coding sequence ATGTCAGAAAAAAAATTTTTTAATAAAGCAAATTGTTACCGCGACCGTCAAGTTGAAAGTTTAAAAATGCCGCCACATTCGTTAGAAGCTGAGCAGTCGGTGCTAGGTGGATTAATGTTAGATAATAAACGCTGGGATAATGTCGCTGAGCGAGTGAGCGGCAATGATTTTTTTAACCGTTCACACCGACAGATATTTATAGAAATGCAAAGCCTTCTTGATCTTAATCAACCAATTGATTTAATCACTCTTTCAGAGTATCTAGAACAAAAAGGAAAACTAGAGTCAGTCGGTGGTTTTGCGTATCTAGCTGAATTATCAAAAAATACCCCTAGTGTTGCAAATATTTCTGCCTACGCAGACATTGTCCGTGAACGGGCTATAGTGCGTGAAATTATTGATGTAGCACAAGAAATAGCTGATTCTGGTTATGATCCCCAGGGCCGTAGCAGCGAAGATCTGCTAGATCTGGCAGAATCACGGGTATTTAAAATCGCGGAAAATAGGATTAGCAAAAATGAGGGACCAAAGAGTATAGACCGCATTCTTGAAGATACCGTAGCACGCATTGAACAACTGTATCAGAAACCACACCACGGTATTACCGGCATTTCTAGCGGATATCTGGACCTAGATAAAAAAACCGCTGGACTGCAAAAATCAGATCTAATCATCATCGCTGCCCGCCCTTCAATGGGCAAAACCACGTTCGCTATGAACCTATGCGAAAATGCTGCCATGACTGAGGATAAACCGGTCCTTATCTTTAGTTTGGAGATGCCTGTCGAACAGATTATGATGCGTATGCTAGCTTCACTATCACGCGTAGATCAAACCCAGATTCGCACTGGCCAATTAGATGACGAGGATTGGGCGCGTATTTCAAGCACCATGGGATTGTTATTAGAAAAATGCAACATGTATATTGATGATTCGTCTAGATTGACTCCAACTGACATACGTTCGCGCGCGAGGCGAATATTCCGCGAGCACGACGGACTAAGTCTCATCATGATCGATTATCTTCAGCTAATGCGTGTGCCGTCTTTGTCCGAGAATAGGACGCTAGAAATCGCCGAAATTTCACGCTCTTTAAAGGCACTAGCCAAAGAACTACAGGTACCTGTAGTAGCTTTATCACAGCTAAACAGAAGTTTAGAGCAACGCGCCGACAAACGTCCAGTTAACTCTGACCTTCGCGAATCAGGCTCCATTGAACAGGATGCTGACCTAATTATGTTTATCTACCGCGATGAAGTATACAACGAAAATAGTGATCTGAAGGGTATCGCTGAAATCATTATCGGTAAACAACGTAATGGCCCTCTTGGAACAGTGCGACTGACCTTCAATGGAAAGTTTTCACGCTTCGATAATTACTCTAGTTTATATGGATAA
- a CDS encoding amino acid aminotransferase, which yields MFQHINAYAGDPIFTLMENYKLDPRPDRVNLSIGLYYNEQELIPTLQSVTEAQTMLLRRQKLSSSSYLPMEGLLSYRSATQALLFGDNHPMREASRIVTIQTVGGSGALKVGADFLKRYFPNAQVWVSDPTWANHITIFSGAGFQVNFYPYFDSNLLGVNFSAMRDAFQKLPPCSIVLLHPCCHNPTGSDLTKTEWDQLITVIAEKQLIPFLDIAYQGFGVGLDEDAYVVREMARLALPCLVSQSFSKIFSLYSERVGELSVVCDSADEADRVLGQLKSTVRCNYSSPPRFGAQIVAQVLTDPAINALWREEVTAMRLRILAMRKSLFVALQNELPNHNFDYLLRQRGMFSYTGLSQKQVKKLRDTFGIYLIENGRICLAGLNTANVNKVAQAIAAVQ from the coding sequence ATGTTTCAACATATTAATGCTTATGCAGGAGATCCCATCTTTACACTAATGGAAAACTATAAATTGGATCCGCGCCCTGACAGAGTCAATCTAAGCATTGGACTTTATTATAACGAACAAGAGCTTATTCCAACGCTTCAGTCAGTGACAGAAGCACAAACTATGCTACTACGTCGCCAGAAGTTAAGCTCTTCTTCTTATCTTCCGATGGAAGGTTTATTATCTTATCGCAGTGCAACTCAGGCACTGCTGTTCGGCGATAATCATCCCATGCGTGAGGCGTCGCGTATTGTTACTATTCAAACTGTAGGCGGCTCAGGTGCGTTAAAAGTTGGTGCAGATTTCCTTAAACGCTATTTCCCTAATGCCCAAGTTTGGGTTAGCGATCCAACCTGGGCAAATCATATTACCATTTTTTCTGGCGCTGGATTCCAAGTTAATTTTTACCCTTATTTCGACAGCAACTTATTAGGGGTTAACTTCTCAGCTATGAGAGATGCTTTTCAGAAATTGCCACCTTGCAGTATCGTGTTGTTGCATCCGTGCTGCCATAACCCGACCGGTTCGGATTTAACTAAGACTGAATGGGATCAGCTTATCACAGTCATAGCAGAAAAACAATTGATTCCTTTTCTAGATATTGCCTATCAAGGCTTCGGTGTTGGTCTAGATGAAGACGCTTATGTGGTGCGTGAAATGGCACGCTTGGCCCTACCTTGCCTAGTAAGTCAATCGTTCTCAAAGATTTTTTCTCTTTATAGCGAACGAGTAGGAGAGCTATCGGTAGTATGTGATAGCGCCGACGAAGCTGATCGCGTATTAGGACAACTTAAGTCAACAGTACGCTGTAATTATTCTAGCCCACCTAGATTCGGTGCACAGATTGTTGCGCAGGTTCTGACTGATCCTGCAATTAACGCTTTATGGCGCGAAGAAGTTACAGCAATGCGGCTAAGAATTTTAGCCATGCGCAAAAGCTTATTCGTCGCGTTACAAAACGAACTACCTAACCATAATTTTGATTATCTTTTACGCCAGCGCGGGATGTTTAGCTATACTGGACTCAGCCAGAAACAGGTTAAAAAATTACGCGATACCTTTGGCATATATTTAATCGAAAATGGCCGTATTTGCCTGGCCGGGTTAAACACCGCTAACGTTAATAAAGTTGCTCAGGCCATTGCTGCTGTACAGTAA
- the fldA gene encoding flavodoxin FldA: MNKIGIFFGSDTGTTENIAKLIQKQLGYSVADVFDISKSTKKDLEQYDRLILGIPTWYYGEAQCDWEDFLPTLREIDFNGKFIALFGCGDQEDYAEYFCNALGTLHHIIKQRGAKLVGYWPTVGYYFDCSKGLVDDNNFFGLAIDEDRQPELTSERVDGWIRQVCAEMQFEPLSNQ, translated from the coding sequence ATGAATAAAATAGGTATTTTTTTTGGTAGTGATACCGGTACTACCGAAAACATTGCTAAGCTCATCCAGAAACAACTGGGGTATAGCGTTGCTGATGTGTTTGACATATCTAAAAGCACAAAAAAAGATCTTGAACAATATGACCGGCTCATACTGGGTATCCCTACCTGGTATTACGGTGAAGCTCAGTGTGATTGGGAAGATTTCTTGCCCACTTTAAGAGAAATTGATTTTAATGGCAAGTTTATAGCACTCTTCGGTTGTGGAGATCAAGAAGATTATGCAGAGTATTTCTGCAATGCATTAGGAACATTACACCATATTATTAAACAGCGTGGCGCAAAGTTAGTAGGATACTGGCCTACCGTCGGTTATTATTTTGATTGTTCTAAGGGTCTAGTAGATGACAATAATTTTTTTGGTTTAGCTATCGATGAAGACCGGCAGCCGGAACTAACCAGTGAGCGCGTTGATGGATGGATTAGGCAAGTTTGTGCAGAAATGCAGTTTGAACCACTGAGCAATCAGTAG
- the accC gene encoding acetyl-CoA carboxylase biotin carboxylase subunit, translating to MLDKIVIANRGEIALRILRACKELGIKTVAVYSTADRDLKHVLLADETICIGPSPSIKSYLNIPAIISAAEMTGSMAIHPGYGFLSENADFAEQVECSGFIFIGPRAETIRLMGDKVSAINVMKTVCVPCVPGSDGPLDENIEKNRAIANHIGYPVLIKASGGGGGRGMRVVRSDKDLQAAILMTRAEAKAAFNNDMVYMEKYLENPRHIEIQVLADGKGNAIYLAERDCSMQRRHQKVIEEAPAPGITESVRCFIGERCVNACMKIGYRSAGTFEFLYEDGKFFFIEMNTRIQVEHPVTEMITGVDLIKEQLRIAAGQPLSLKQADIKVAGHAVECRINAEDLTNFLPSPGKITRFHAPGGLGVRWESHIYAGYSVPPYYDSMIGKLICFGENREVSIVRMKNALAELIIDGIKTNINLQLEIMNDEHFQHSETNIHYLENKLGLQET from the coding sequence ATGCTAGATAAAATTGTCATCGCTAACCGCGGTGAAATTGCACTGCGTATTCTGCGCGCATGCAAAGAATTAGGTATCAAAACCGTGGCGGTATACTCTACAGCCGACCGAGATCTGAAACATGTGCTGCTGGCCGATGAAACTATATGCATCGGTCCATCGCCCTCGATAAAAAGCTATCTTAATATTCCTGCCATCATCTCAGCTGCGGAAATGACCGGCTCGATGGCTATTCACCCCGGCTACGGTTTTTTGTCTGAAAACGCTGATTTTGCTGAGCAAGTTGAATGTTCAGGCTTTATATTTATCGGCCCACGAGCAGAAACTATTAGACTAATGGGTGATAAAGTATCTGCTATTAATGTAATGAAAACAGTCTGCGTGCCTTGTGTACCTGGCTCAGACGGTCCATTAGATGAAAATATAGAGAAAAATCGTGCCATCGCTAACCATATCGGCTATCCGGTTCTTATAAAAGCTTCTGGCGGCGGTGGCGGGCGTGGTATGCGCGTAGTGCGCAGCGATAAAGATCTCCAAGCCGCTATCCTAATGACACGCGCCGAAGCAAAAGCTGCATTCAATAATGATATGGTCTATATGGAAAAGTATTTGGAGAATCCACGCCATATTGAGATCCAGGTGTTGGCCGACGGTAAAGGTAATGCTATTTATCTAGCTGAGCGTGACTGCTCGATGCAGCGCCGCCACCAAAAGGTAATTGAAGAAGCACCTGCGCCGGGTATTACAGAATCGGTACGCTGCTTTATCGGCGAACGCTGTGTTAACGCCTGCATGAAGATAGGCTACCGCAGTGCTGGCACATTTGAATTTCTATATGAAGACGGAAAATTTTTCTTCATAGAAATGAACACACGGATCCAAGTAGAACATCCAGTAACTGAGATGATAACAGGTGTAGATCTGATCAAAGAGCAGTTACGCATTGCTGCTGGCCAACCTTTATCGCTTAAACAAGCGGATATTAAAGTAGCAGGTCATGCAGTAGAATGCCGTATAAATGCTGAGGATCTAACAAATTTTCTGCCAAGTCCCGGTAAAATAACCCGTTTTCATGCACCAGGTGGCTTAGGAGTACGTTGGGAGTCTCATATTTATGCCGGTTACTCCGTACCACCATATTATGATTCCATGATAGGTAAACTTATTTGTTTTGGCGAAAATAGAGAAGTATCTATCGTTCGTATGAAAAACGCGTTAGCGGAGCTAATTATTGATGGTATTAAAACTAATATCAATTTGCAGCTAGAAATAATGAACGACGAGCATTTTCAGCATAGTGAAACAAACATTCATTATTTAGAGAATAAACTTGGGTTACAAGAAACTTAA
- the ftnA gene encoding non-heme ferritin, with amino-acid sequence MLTQEMVNKLNEQLNLEFVSANIYLQMSAWCNNKGFEGASNFFKIQSSEEMYHMHRLFDYLNDTGTMPVLGSIDAPQVDFLSLLDLIKLAYEQEKIITQKINSLAHFSMMLKDYSTFYFLQWYVEKQYKEGKIFKSILDKFSLVNPDFGGLFLIDQDLKTMNGNK; translated from the coding sequence ATGTTAACCCAAGAAATGGTTAATAAGCTTAATGAACAATTAAACCTTGAATTTGTTTCTGCTAATATTTATTTACAAATGAGTGCTTGGTGTAATAATAAAGGCTTTGAGGGCGCTAGTAATTTCTTCAAAATTCAGTCAAGCGAAGAAATGTATCATATGCACCGTCTGTTTGATTATTTGAATGATACAGGAACGATGCCGGTTTTAGGGTCTATTGATGCCCCACAAGTTGATTTTTTATCTTTACTAGATTTAATTAAACTAGCTTATGAACAAGAGAAAATAATAACACAAAAAATTAATTCTTTAGCCCACTTTTCTATGATGCTAAAAGATTATTCAACGTTTTATTTTTTACAATGGTATGTAGAGAAACAGTATAAAGAAGGGAAAATATTTAAATCTATTCTAGATAAATTTTCTCTTGTAAACCCAGACTTTGGTGGACTGTTTCTTATCGACCAAGATCTAAAAACAATGAATGGTAATAAGTAA
- the mreC gene encoding rod shape-determining protein MreC, producing the protein MRPIFSRNHFLQLRLFLAVMVAIIIIIADSQLRTFVKIRTYMDTAISPLYFLANSTRQMLDNVSQTLAIRTQLVLENRALRQELLLKNSAQLLLKQYQQENSLLRELLGSPLHHNEPKMVTQVISTSTDSYSDQVVIDKGLNNGVYVGQPVISDKGVVGQVIATSKLTSRVLLICDAAHAMPIQVMRNNIRVIVTGNGCNKKLKLEPLPDHTDINVGDMLVTSGLDGRFPEGYPVAMVSSVKIDTQRAYTVIQARPTADLQRLRYLLLVWRSTTTGEVPLPPEAVYRVANERLMQMPQVLSYSDTRG; encoded by the coding sequence ATGAGGCCCATTTTTAGCAGAAATCATTTTTTGCAACTTCGACTTTTTTTGGCGGTAATGGTTGCGATTATTATAATTATCGCCGATAGCCAGTTAAGGACGTTCGTTAAAATTCGCACTTATATGGACACTGCAATCAGTCCATTATATTTTCTGGCCAACAGCACGCGTCAGATGCTAGATAATGTATCGCAGACGCTAGCGATACGCACTCAGTTAGTGCTGGAAAACCGTGCGTTACGTCAGGAATTACTGTTGAAAAATAGCGCACAATTGCTGTTAAAGCAGTATCAGCAGGAAAACTCCCTATTACGTGAGTTGCTAGGATCGCCGCTGCATCATAATGAACCAAAAATGGTTACCCAGGTTATTTCTACCAGCACCGATTCTTACAGTGATCAGGTAGTGATCGACAAGGGACTAAATAATGGCGTATATGTCGGTCAGCCAGTTATAAGCGATAAAGGCGTGGTAGGTCAGGTGATCGCTACTAGTAAGCTTACTAGTAGGGTTTTACTAATTTGTGATGCAGCTCATGCGATGCCGATTCAGGTTATGCGTAATAATATACGAGTGATTGTGACAGGTAACGGCTGCAACAAAAAACTGAAACTGGAGCCCTTGCCGGACCATACTGATATCAACGTAGGCGACATGCTAGTAACTTCCGGCTTAGATGGACGTTTTCCTGAAGGGTATCCAGTGGCGATGGTATCGTCGGTTAAAATTGATACCCAGCGTGCATATACAGTTATTCAGGCGCGGCCAACCGCCGATTTGCAACGTCTACGCTATTTACTTTTGGTATGGAGGAGTACTACAACAGGCGAGGTACCTCTACCCCCTGAGGCAGTTTATCGTGTAGCAAACGAGCGGTTAATGCAGATGCCGCAGGTTTTATCTTACTCGGATACTAGAGGATAA
- the pgm gene encoding phosphoglucomutase (alpha-D-glucose-1,6-bisphosphate-dependent) — MPNHPRAGQPACQNDLINVAQLTSQYYTLRPEPGNRAQAVKFGTSGHRGSSRRYSFNEAHILAISQAIAEARVKQGVYGPCYVGKDTHALSEPAFNSVLEVLTANYIEVIVQANNGYTPTPAISNAILRYNSGGAQADGIILTPSHNPPEDGGIKYNSPNGGPADSNMILVIEKRANALLIDNLRGVKRLTLSQAWQSGYIHARDLVQPYVEGLISVINMQRIKQARLKLGVAPLGGAGIDYWQRIAEYYRLDLTLVNDQVDQTFRFMHLDHDGIIRMDCSSESAMAGLLTLRDKFAIAFANDPDHDRHGIVTPAGLMNPNHYLATAINYLFQHRPQWGHKVGVGKTLVSSVIIDRVVNSLARKLVEVPVGFKWFGDGLFEGSLGFGGEESAGASFLCFDRQPWSTDKDGIIMCLLAAEITAVTGNNPQQHYDKLAQRFGAPSYNLIQEPATNAQKMILSKLFPAQFRARTLAQDAITARLNIAPGNNAAIGGLKVITQNGWFVARPSGTEEFYKIYCESFLGIDHRQQIEKEAVDLIRDLLSEIENN, encoded by the coding sequence ATGCCCAATCACCCCCGCGCCGGGCAACCCGCTTGCCAAAATGATTTAATTAATGTGGCACAATTAACTTCGCAATATTATACATTGCGACCAGAACCGGGTAATAGGGCTCAGGCGGTAAAGTTCGGCACCTCAGGTCACCGTGGCAGTTCTAGACGCTATAGCTTTAACGAAGCCCATATTTTGGCCATTAGTCAGGCTATCGCTGAAGCTCGAGTAAAACAGGGCGTTTATGGGCCATGTTATGTAGGCAAAGATACTCATGCGCTTTCTGAACCAGCTTTTAACTCGGTGTTAGAAGTGTTAACTGCTAACTACATAGAGGTTATTGTGCAGGCCAATAATGGCTATACACCTACACCAGCGATTTCCAACGCTATTTTGCGCTATAATAGCGGCGGAGCACAGGCTGATGGTATCATACTTACGCCATCCCATAACCCACCAGAGGATGGCGGTATCAAGTATAACTCGCCTAACGGCGGGCCAGCTGATAGTAACATGATACTAGTTATAGAAAAACGCGCTAATGCACTGCTAATAGATAATCTACGTGGTGTTAAACGATTGACACTAAGTCAAGCCTGGCAAAGTGGCTATATTCATGCCCGCGATCTAGTGCAACCCTATGTAGAAGGGCTGATCAGCGTGATAAACATGCAGCGGATTAAACAAGCTAGGCTAAAACTGGGCGTTGCTCCGTTGGGTGGTGCCGGTATAGACTATTGGCAACGCATAGCCGAGTACTACAGACTTGATTTAACCCTGGTCAATGACCAGGTTGATCAAACCTTTCGATTCATGCATCTTGATCATGATGGTATTATCCGTATGGATTGTTCATCAGAATCAGCGATGGCGGGGCTATTAACTCTGCGCGATAAATTCGCGATAGCTTTTGCCAACGATCCCGACCATGATCGGCATGGTATAGTTACGCCGGCCGGTTTAATGAACCCGAATCATTATTTAGCAACCGCCATAAACTATCTGTTTCAGCATCGTCCCCAATGGGGGCATAAGGTTGGAGTAGGCAAAACACTAGTGTCCAGCGTAATAATAGACCGAGTGGTCAATAGTCTTGCTCGCAAGCTAGTAGAAGTCCCAGTTGGTTTCAAATGGTTTGGGGATGGGCTGTTTGAGGGCAGTTTAGGTTTCGGTGGCGAGGAGAGCGCCGGGGCTTCTTTTTTGTGTTTTGACCGCCAGCCCTGGTCCACAGACAAAGACGGCATCATCATGTGCCTACTGGCAGCAGAGATTACTGCCGTAACCGGTAACAATCCTCAGCAGCACTACGATAAACTGGCACAGCGCTTTGGAGCTCCGAGCTATAACCTTATTCAGGAGCCTGCCACAAATGCACAGAAGATGATTTTGTCTAAGCTGTTTCCTGCGCAGTTCAGGGCCCGCACATTAGCGCAGGACGCGATTACCGCCCGTCTGAACATTGCGCCAGGGAATAACGCTGCTATTGGTGGTCTGAAGGTAATTACGCAAAATGGCTGGTTCGTAGCCCGCCCTTCCGGCACAGAAGAATTCTATAAGATTTATTGTGAAAGCTTCCTTGGCATTGATCATCGACAGCAAATCGAGAAAGAGGCAGTAGATCTCATCAGAGATCTACTATCAGAGATAGAAAATAATTAA
- the aroQ gene encoding type II 3-dehydroquinate dehydratase, with translation MADKFHILLLNGPNLNLLGTREPDKYGHTTLAEIITSMSAHTDQLGAKLSYFQSNAEYALIDRIHQSQGNTDFILINPAAFTHTSVALRDALLAVNIPFIEIHLSNVHAREFFRHQSYLSDIAVGVICGLGTDGYHFALQTAVKRLSKFN, from the coding sequence ATGGCAGACAAATTCCATATTTTACTACTTAATGGACCTAATCTAAATCTGCTAGGTACACGAGAACCAGATAAATATGGTCATACTACGCTTGCAGAAATCATCACGTCTATGAGCGCGCATACTGACCAATTAGGAGCAAAACTCAGCTATTTTCAATCTAATGCAGAATATGCGCTGATAGATCGTATTCATCAATCGCAGGGAAATACAGATTTTATCCTCATCAATCCGGCAGCATTTACACATACCAGCGTTGCTCTTCGCGATGCGCTGTTAGCGGTAAACATCCCGTTTATTGAGATTCATCTCTCTAATGTGCATGCACGGGAATTTTTCCGCCATCAATCTTATCTATCTGATATAGCTGTTGGCGTGATATGCGGCCTCGGTACAGATGGATATCACTTTGCTTTACAGACGGCAGTTAAACGCCTGTCAAAATTTAATTAA